A window of Candidatus Zixiibacteriota bacterium contains these coding sequences:
- a CDS encoding ring-cleaving dioxygenase: MTKPIHGIHHITAISADPQAGINFYSGLLGLRLVKLTVNFDDPGTYHLYFGDAQGSPGSILTFFPYVGARPGKVGEGQVSAIAFSIASSAVEFWALRLARAGISAIGPIERNGRAVIAFADPDGLPLELVADDSRAGKYWAPGKILAEHAIRRFHGVTMAITNHGETAELLKRHLGLKELGTSADRASFRVGEGDNAQYVDLLKPPAGANGRGGSGTVHHIAWRCYDADQPGWRSRIAELGYQVTPIVDRKYFHSIYFREPGGVLFEIATDEPGFTVDQTEEALGSNLTLPDWLEGSRAQIELRLPPVKLPALT; the protein is encoded by the coding sequence ATGACGAAACCAATTCACGGCATTCACCACATCACTGCAATCTCCGCCGACCCGCAAGCCGGGATCAATTTCTACTCCGGCCTCCTCGGACTGCGGCTGGTCAAATTGACAGTCAATTTCGACGATCCCGGTACTTACCACCTGTATTTTGGCGATGCCCAGGGCAGCCCTGGATCGATCTTGACGTTTTTCCCCTATGTTGGTGCGCGACCCGGCAAGGTGGGCGAAGGCCAGGTTTCAGCTATCGCGTTCAGTATTGCCTCGTCGGCGGTGGAGTTCTGGGCGTTGCGCCTGGCCCGCGCGGGTATCAGCGCGATCGGCCCGATCGAGCGCAATGGTCGCGCCGTGATTGCGTTTGCCGATCCGGACGGCTTGCCGCTGGAGTTGGTCGCTGATGACTCCCGTGCCGGCAAGTACTGGGCGCCCGGCAAAATTCTTGCCGAGCATGCCATTCGCCGCTTCCATGGCGTGACCATGGCGATCACTAATCACGGCGAGACGGCGGAGTTGTTGAAGCGACATTTGGGTCTGAAGGAACTCGGCACGTCGGCGGATCGCGCCAGCTTCCGTGTCGGCGAGGGTGACAACGCGCAGTACGTAGATCTGCTCAAACCGCCCGCCGGCGCCAACGGACGCGGCGGATCCGGTACCGTGCACCATATCGCCTGGCGCTGCTACGATGCCGATCAGCCGGGATGGCGTTCGCGCATTGCCGAACTCGGCTACCAGGTAACGCCGATCGTCGACCGCAAGTATTTTCACTCGATTTACTTCCGCGAACCGGGCGGTGTGCTCTTCGAGATCGCCACTGACGAACCGGGTTTCACTGTTGATCAGACAGAGGAAGCGCTCGGCTCCAATCTTACTCTACCCGACTGGCTCGAAGGTAGCCGCGCGCAGATCGAACTGCGATTACCACCGGTGAAACTCCCCGCACTGACCTAA
- a CDS encoding GNAT family N-acetyltransferase codes for MTLVPLTDSHITAWREAVDRTGISPCPTGGPEYAASMDVAWNNTFIYSAGDLFLPFSRRKSTHMGLLTSDHWVGVQYNSFLGIPKVTADWLDRLTELPRNCVITLHVPSAEYEPNRAMFAKLNYYQSGAYDFHKAVLGPTYEDWFNQKPVQRNVLRRAANVGIEVKFGGREQLEKFYEIYEHSVRRWQGRDPTASYHRFDRIERLFQFPGSTAEIAVGYYQGEAISSVIFGGYRRTGAYLFGGFKYEYQQLRATNYVHAMIIKRLTERGIQEYSLGMSLGRFNLEGFKERLGGVRYRCIVLTRHRFPRLKKIITQLRKSQSPTRTSGEAADQGVTI; via the coding sequence ATGACACTGGTTCCTTTGACCGACTCCCACATCACCGCGTGGCGCGAAGCTGTTGACCGCACCGGTATTTCTCCCTGTCCAACCGGCGGCCCCGAATATGCCGCGAGCATGGATGTCGCCTGGAATAACACGTTCATCTACAGCGCCGGCGACCTGTTCCTGCCGTTTTCACGGCGCAAAAGCACGCATATGGGATTGCTGACATCCGACCACTGGGTTGGCGTGCAGTATAACAGCTTCCTCGGTATCCCGAAAGTCACGGCCGATTGGCTGGACCGGCTAACAGAGCTGCCGCGCAATTGCGTGATCACGCTTCATGTCCCCAGCGCGGAATATGAACCCAACCGCGCGATGTTCGCCAAGCTCAACTACTATCAGTCGGGCGCCTACGATTTCCACAAGGCGGTGCTGGGGCCGACGTATGAGGACTGGTTCAACCAGAAGCCGGTTCAGCGCAACGTACTGCGGCGCGCCGCCAATGTCGGCATTGAGGTGAAATTCGGCGGCCGCGAGCAGTTGGAGAAGTTCTACGAAATCTATGAGCATTCGGTACGACGGTGGCAGGGTCGCGACCCGACCGCATCCTACCATCGTTTCGACCGCATCGAACGGCTCTTCCAATTCCCCGGATCGACAGCGGAAATTGCCGTGGGCTATTATCAGGGTGAGGCGATCTCGAGCGTCATTTTCGGCGGCTATCGGCGGACCGGCGCGTATTTGTTTGGCGGTTTCAAGTATGAATACCAGCAATTACGCGCCACGAATTATGTCCATGCCATGATTATCAAACGCCTGACTGAGCGCGGCATTCAGGAATACAGCCTGGGGATGAGCCTCGGCCGGTTCAACCTCGAGGGGTTTAAAGAGCGGCTCGGCGGCGTGCGCTATCGCTGTATCGTGCTGACGCGCCATCGTTTTCCGCGCCTCAAGAAGATCATCACGCAACTGCGTAAATCGCAATCCCCGACCCGCACTTCCGGCGAGGCCGCCGACCAGGGCGTCACGATCTGA
- a CDS encoding alpha/beta hydrolase, whose amino-acid sequence MLQANDLGFQYEFLPARSPDNDVTLLVLHGTGGTQYDLIPLGERLYPAAAILSPLGKVSENGMARFFRRLSPGVFDLDDLRFRTNELADFVRRAVATHQLNSHRVVAAGYSNGANIAASLLLLAPDVLRCAVLLRPMVPLVPQKLPNLDGVQVFISGGRHDEIVAPAEAVRLAELLHESGATVSIHWAEAGHGLISQEIAAARDWLAAHIKCSAS is encoded by the coding sequence ATGCTGCAAGCCAACGATCTCGGATTTCAGTACGAATTTCTGCCGGCGCGCAGCCCCGATAACGATGTCACCTTGTTGGTGCTTCACGGCACCGGCGGCACGCAATACGATCTGATCCCTTTGGGCGAACGCCTATATCCGGCGGCAGCCATCCTCAGCCCACTGGGCAAAGTTTCCGAAAACGGGATGGCGCGTTTCTTCCGGCGGCTCTCTCCCGGGGTTTTCGATCTGGACGATTTGCGCTTCCGCACCAATGAGCTGGCTGATTTTGTGCGGCGCGCGGTGGCGACGCACCAACTGAACTCACACCGCGTCGTCGCAGCCGGTTACTCCAACGGCGCCAACATTGCCGCCAGTCTGCTGCTTCTGGCTCCCGACGTGCTCCGCTGCGCGGTCTTACTGCGGCCGATGGTGCCGCTGGTCCCCCAGAAGCTGCCTAACCTCGATGGCGTCCAGGTTTTCATCTCCGGCGGTCGTCACGATGAAATCGTGGCACCGGCGGAGGCGGTCCGGTTAGCGGAGCTGTTGCACGAGAGCGGCGCCACGGTGAGTATCCACTGGGCCGAAGCCGGGCATGGTTTGATTTCACAGGAGATTGCCGCCGCCCGCGACTGGCTCGCCGCGCATATCAAGTGCTCGGCGTCTTAG
- a CDS encoding DUF1573 domain-containing protein, protein MNYRRILFAASIFLICSLTTAFAGAKLDISSTTFDFGIIPQVGKVSHTYYMKSTGTDSLRILGIKPGCGCTKAPLEKEVVAPGDSTGVELIFTSSEAYRGKTQKTATVTCNDDERGSFLLRFSAQFNTVPDSAKPIQLAPWSLEIAEGERAKELSIAVKNVSDQPLTLKMASLPLGFLKVTLPSTPIAPNQTAAIKVQVDPKCKANAFEKSFTLECSDDQTTHFTVPVVLGKPAAAGAGH, encoded by the coding sequence TTGAACTATCGCAGAATTCTGTTTGCAGCCTCGATCTTTCTGATTTGCAGCCTGACCACAGCGTTTGCCGGCGCCAAGCTTGATATCAGCTCCACGACCTTCGACTTCGGGATCATACCCCAGGTTGGAAAAGTCAGCCATACTTACTACATGAAATCCACCGGCACCGACTCCCTGCGCATCCTCGGAATCAAGCCGGGATGCGGCTGCACCAAGGCGCCGCTGGAAAAAGAAGTTGTGGCGCCCGGCGATTCGACCGGCGTCGAACTGATCTTCACCTCCAGCGAAGCCTATCGAGGCAAGACGCAGAAAACAGCTACGGTCACCTGCAACGACGACGAGCGCGGCAGCTTCCTGCTTCGGTTCAGCGCGCAGTTCAATACTGTTCCCGATAGCGCCAAGCCGATTCAATTGGCGCCGTGGAGCCTCGAAATCGCGGAAGGGGAGAGGGCCAAGGAGTTGTCAATAGCTGTAAAGAACGTCTCCGACCAGCCGTTGACCCTCAAGATGGCCAGCCTGCCGCTGGGATTCCTCAAGGTGACCCTGCCGTCCACTCCCATCGCTCCGAATCAGACCGCCGCTATCAAAGTCCAGGTCGATCCCAAGTGTAAAGCCAACGCATTCGAAAAGTCATTCACCCTTGAATGCAGCGACGACCAGACGACGCACTTCACCGTCCCGGTCGTCTTGGGCAAACCGGCCGCGGCCGGCGCCGGCCATTAG
- the surE gene encoding 5'/3'-nucleotidase SurE — MLALLTNDDGYEAEGLRRLAKEVARICSVLVVAPHINQSAAGHSLTLQRPLRINRIGPDYYSVDGTPTDAVMVAMYGILNNRRPDIILSGINRGPNMGDDVTYSGTVSAAFEGAILGIPSIAFSSVEFENINYVVMARFARKLTAKVLERGLPDFTLLNVNLPNPPADGFKGVMATRLGKRVYRDIVVEKIDPRGEKYYWIAGEPEWSDAELSDYSATKEGYISITPLKMDMTDFSFREELARWGLKP; from the coding sequence ATGTTGGCCCTATTGACGAACGATGACGGTTACGAGGCCGAAGGCCTGCGCCGCCTTGCCAAAGAGGTCGCCAGGATCTGCTCGGTACTCGTCGTCGCCCCGCATATCAATCAGTCGGCTGCCGGCCACTCGCTGACACTGCAACGGCCATTGCGGATCAACCGCATCGGCCCCGACTACTATTCCGTTGACGGCACGCCCACCGATGCGGTCATGGTGGCGATGTACGGCATTCTCAATAATCGCCGTCCCGACATCATCCTCTCCGGCATCAATCGCGGACCGAACATGGGTGATGATGTCACCTACTCCGGGACGGTATCGGCAGCCTTTGAGGGCGCGATCCTGGGCATTCCGTCGATCGCCTTCTCATCGGTGGAGTTTGAAAACATCAACTATGTCGTCATGGCACGCTTTGCGCGCAAGTTGACAGCCAAGGTGCTGGAGCGCGGGCTACCCGATTTTACGCTGCTGAATGTCAACCTGCCGAACCCTCCGGCCGACGGCTTCAAGGGAGTCATGGCGACACGGTTGGGCAAACGCGTCTACCGCGACATTGTCGTGGAGAAAATCGACCCGCGCGGCGAAAAGTACTACTGGATCGCCGGCGAGCCGGAATGGAGCGATGCCGAATTGTCCGACTACTCGGCCACGAAAGAGGGCTACATCTCGATAACGCCGCTCAAGATGGACATGACCGATTTTTCATTCCGTGAAGAATTGGCCAGATGGGGTCTGAAACCCTAA